One genomic segment of Mesoterricola silvestris includes these proteins:
- a CDS encoding DUF4139 domain-containing protein gives MRILALASLPALLAAQSPEQTTTLKDQQGLAVTIYNDNLALVKDLREVRLPKGDLDLAFQEVSAQIRPETALIRNLTEAKDFWINEQNFDFDLLTPQKLLEKYVGRKVTVVSQKPNPEGAGSRETREEAEVLATNGGVVLKFPDRIETSIPGRIIYPGVPANLRARPTLVLSLHSPRDHAQKLELSYLTGGLSWRADYVANLSPDEKTLDLSGWVTLTNQSGSAYPNATLQLVAGDVHRAPANRAPQAAPMMTMAKASGRAEMKEENLFEYHLYTLDRLTTLKENQTKQVALLTAQGVPVRKEYLLRGEPYYYQARYEDLGEKSKVGVFVEFRNREESRMGMPMPKGVVRVYKRDGQGRPQFVGEDAVDHTPRNETVRLKLGDAFDVTATRKQTDYKVLGVQGAYRHVTEAAFQIEVRNAKKEPVTVSVLEPIYGDWEIVQKSHDFTKESSGLARFEVAVPAEGSATLTYRARMRW, from the coding sequence ATGCGCATCCTCGCCCTCGCCTCCCTTCCGGCCCTGCTCGCGGCCCAGAGCCCCGAACAGACCACCACCCTCAAGGACCAGCAGGGCCTGGCCGTGACCATCTACAACGACAATCTTGCGCTCGTCAAGGATCTGCGGGAGGTGCGGCTGCCCAAGGGGGACCTGGACCTGGCCTTCCAGGAGGTTTCGGCCCAGATCCGGCCCGAAACGGCCCTGATCCGCAACCTGACCGAGGCCAAGGACTTCTGGATCAACGAACAGAACTTCGATTTCGACCTGCTCACGCCCCAGAAGCTGCTGGAGAAGTACGTGGGCCGCAAGGTCACCGTCGTCTCCCAGAAGCCCAACCCCGAAGGGGCCGGCTCCCGGGAGACGCGGGAGGAGGCCGAGGTGCTGGCCACCAACGGCGGCGTGGTGCTGAAGTTCCCCGACCGCATCGAGACGAGCATCCCGGGCCGGATCATCTACCCCGGGGTGCCCGCCAACCTCAGGGCCCGCCCCACCCTGGTGCTCAGCCTCCACTCCCCCCGGGACCACGCCCAGAAGCTCGAGCTGAGCTACCTCACCGGCGGCCTCTCCTGGCGCGCCGACTACGTGGCCAACCTCTCCCCCGACGAGAAGACCCTGGACCTCAGCGGCTGGGTCACCCTCACCAACCAGAGCGGGTCCGCCTACCCCAACGCCACCCTGCAGCTGGTGGCCGGCGACGTGCACCGGGCCCCCGCGAACCGGGCCCCCCAGGCGGCCCCCATGATGACCATGGCCAAGGCTTCCGGCCGGGCCGAAATGAAGGAGGAGAACCTCTTCGAGTACCACCTCTACACCCTGGACCGCCTCACCACCCTCAAGGAGAACCAGACCAAGCAGGTGGCCCTGCTCACCGCCCAGGGCGTGCCGGTGCGCAAGGAGTACCTCCTGCGCGGGGAGCCCTACTACTACCAGGCCCGCTACGAGGACCTGGGCGAGAAGTCCAAGGTGGGCGTTTTCGTTGAGTTCCGCAACCGCGAGGAATCCCGCATGGGCATGCCCATGCCCAAGGGCGTGGTGCGCGTGTACAAGCGGGACGGCCAGGGCCGGCCCCAGTTCGTGGGCGAGGACGCCGTGGACCACACCCCCCGCAACGAGACGGTGAGACTCAAGCTCGGGGACGCCTTCGACGTCACCGCCACCCGCAAGCAGACCGACTACAAGGTCCTGGGGGTCCAGGGCGCCTACCGCCACGTGACGGAGGCCGCCTTCCAGATCGAGGTGCGCAACGCGAAGAAGGAACCGGTCACGGTGTCCGTGCTGGAGCCGATCTACGGTGACTGGGAGATCGTCCAGAAGAGCCACGATTTCACGAAGGAGTCCAGCGGCCTGGCCCGCTTCGAGGTGGCCGTCCCCGCCGAAGGGAGCGCCACCCTCACCTACCGCGCGCGCATGCGCTGGTGA
- a CDS encoding chemotaxis protein CheW, translated as MTQPMTVNRRASAPVHGQASRQYLAFVLDGETYAMEIRSIKEVIQYGALTRVPMMPAFIRGVINLRGAVVPVLDLAVRFGRGAREPSRRTCVVVLEVDHPGGALALGFLVDQVRAVLDIAAADIEPPPAFGGSLRSDFLEGIGKVDGEFMILLDVDRVLSVEELSEISA; from the coding sequence ATGACCCAACCCATGACCGTCAACCGCCGCGCCTCCGCCCCCGTCCACGGCCAGGCCTCCCGCCAGTATCTCGCCTTCGTGCTGGACGGCGAGACGTACGCCATGGAGATCCGCTCCATCAAGGAGGTCATCCAGTACGGCGCCCTCACCCGCGTCCCCATGATGCCCGCCTTCATCCGGGGCGTGATCAACCTCCGGGGCGCCGTGGTGCCCGTCCTGGACCTGGCGGTGCGTTTCGGCCGCGGGGCCCGCGAACCATCCCGGCGCACCTGCGTGGTCGTGCTGGAGGTGGATCACCCCGGCGGCGCCCTGGCCCTGGGCTTCCTGGTGGACCAGGTGCGGGCGGTGCTGGACATCGCCGCCGCCGACATCGAGCCCCCGCCGGCCTTCGGAGGCAGCCTCCGCAGCGACTTCCTGGAGGGGATCGGCAAGGTGGACGGCGAGTTCATGATCCTCCTGGACGTGGACCGGGTCCTCTCCGTGGAGGAGCTGTCGGAAATTTCCGCCTGA
- a CDS encoding methyl-accepting chemotaxis protein has protein sequence MTWYRNLKLATQLILAFTLVALVAVLVGLRGLGNTRTVAGMMKEMYDNNLISVSLVGKARSAGVMYARLVNNYYVAPDAEHRRTVGEGLAAAQANLFERIKEERATRMAPEEVALWASFDKIWGPYEEANKRFLALVDANKHAEASTFLFAEVRPKTLELDRTFKAIEEVNLQDAAATQKKSLEAVASIQNQTLALIALGFAVAVGLGLAVSSILRKQVGGELSEASDVARRVAAGDLSVDVNTAPGDTTSMMASIKDMVGRLSEVVGKVQEASNSMAGAAEQLSSTAQSISQGASEQAASVEETSASMEQMSASIAQTNDNARTTGGLATATAKDTVEGGQAVRETVGAMREIAQKIGIIDDIAYQTNLLALNAAIEAGRAGEHGRGFAVVAAEVRKLAERSQVAAEEISRLASGSVDLAERAGHLLGTIVPSIQKTSDLVSEIASASAEQNSGVGQINGAIAQISQAVAQNAAASEELASTAEEVTSNALELQNVMAFFRLKGGSAEPARRKAAALPRVRDARTFDEPGFARF, from the coding sequence ATGACGTGGTACCGCAACCTGAAACTGGCGACCCAGCTCATCCTCGCGTTCACCCTGGTGGCCCTCGTGGCCGTCCTGGTGGGCCTGCGGGGCCTGGGCAACACCCGCACCGTGGCCGGAATGATGAAGGAGATGTATGACAACAACCTCATCTCGGTGTCCCTGGTGGGCAAGGCCCGCAGCGCGGGGGTCATGTACGCCCGCCTCGTGAACAACTACTACGTGGCCCCCGACGCCGAGCACCGGCGCACGGTGGGCGAGGGCCTGGCCGCCGCCCAGGCCAACCTGTTCGAACGCATCAAGGAGGAGCGCGCCACGCGCATGGCCCCGGAAGAAGTGGCCCTCTGGGCCTCCTTCGACAAGATCTGGGGCCCCTACGAGGAGGCCAACAAGCGCTTCCTCGCCCTGGTGGACGCCAACAAGCACGCCGAGGCCAGCACCTTCCTCTTCGCGGAAGTGCGGCCCAAGACCCTGGAACTGGACAGGACCTTCAAGGCCATCGAGGAGGTCAACCTCCAGGACGCCGCGGCCACCCAGAAGAAAAGCCTGGAAGCCGTCGCCTCCATCCAGAACCAGACCCTGGCCCTCATCGCCCTGGGCTTCGCGGTGGCGGTGGGCCTGGGCCTGGCCGTTTCCAGCATCCTCCGCAAGCAGGTGGGGGGCGAACTCTCGGAGGCCTCCGACGTGGCGCGGCGGGTGGCGGCGGGCGATCTCTCCGTGGACGTGAACACCGCCCCCGGGGACACCACCAGCATGATGGCCTCCATCAAGGACATGGTCGGCCGCCTTTCGGAGGTGGTGGGCAAGGTGCAGGAAGCCTCCAATTCCATGGCCGGGGCCGCCGAGCAGCTCAGTTCCACGGCCCAGTCCATCAGCCAGGGCGCCAGTGAACAGGCCGCGAGCGTGGAGGAGACCAGCGCCTCCATGGAGCAGATGAGCGCCTCCATCGCCCAGACCAACGACAACGCCCGCACCACCGGGGGCCTCGCCACCGCCACCGCCAAGGACACCGTGGAGGGAGGCCAGGCCGTGCGGGAGACCGTGGGCGCCATGAGGGAGATCGCGCAGAAGATCGGCATCATCGACGACATCGCCTACCAGACCAACCTCCTGGCCCTGAACGCGGCCATTGAGGCGGGCCGGGCCGGCGAGCACGGCCGGGGCTTCGCGGTGGTGGCCGCCGAAGTGCGCAAGCTGGCCGAGCGCAGCCAGGTGGCGGCGGAGGAGATCAGCCGGCTCGCCTCGGGCAGCGTGGATCTCGCGGAGCGCGCCGGGCATCTCCTGGGCACCATCGTGCCCTCCATCCAGAAGACCTCGGACCTGGTGTCGGAGATCGCCTCCGCCAGCGCCGAGCAGAACTCCGGCGTGGGCCAGATCAACGGCGCCATCGCCCAGATCAGCCAGGCCGTGGCCCAGAACGCGGCCGCGTCCGAGGAGCTGGCCTCCACCGCCGAGGAGGTGACCTCCAACGCCCTGGAACTCCAGAACGTCATGGCCTTCTTCCGGCTCAAGGGGGGCTCCGCCGAGCCCGCCCGGCGCAAGGCCGCCGCCCTCCCCAGGGTCCGGGATGCCCGCACCTTCGACGAACCCGGCTTCGCGCGGTTCTGA